ACGGACATGGGTTCACTCCTAAGAACCCCGGTTCGGTGTCTTCAGCACCGAGCCACTTTCAGTGTGACCAATTCCCGGAGTTCTTACTACGTACTACGGTAGCAACCCTCTTAAATATATTTTCTAATATCTATTACATTGGTGTTGAATATATTCAATATGGAAGAAAGTAAGGTTGCTCGAGCAAGATGATGCGCGCGCCTTCCGCGAGAGCGGTACACTTGAAAGACCACTAATTAGACGAAGATCCATAGATAGCGGGCTGCCGAGGCTCTTAAGGGATTAAATGGCCGCTTCACGGGATCAAATGTATTCGCCGTGAATTGGCAAGATATGCGGAAAAAGGGATCAAATGTAGCGACGAATTCGGGCAAAACTATATGCTAGAGGAGCTCTTCCTATCCAATAGCAAGTTGCCCGAAGGGCAAGCCTAGGCCGGGATTTGAACCCGGGCTCTCGTCCTTACCAAGGACGCGCTTTACCGCTAAGCTACCCAGGCGCGTAATTCTGCCTTCGGTCGAGACGAATTTATCCCTTTCGAAACCCGTCCCGCGAGCACCGACGGCGGGTGAACCACGGCGTCGTCGACCGAGGACGTCGCCGACGCTCGCGTCCCCGTCGCTCCGAACGAAGCGTCGAACCGCAGAAACGGTGAGAGCCTAGGCCGGAATTTGAATCCGGGGTCTCGTCCTTACCAAGGACGCGCTTTACCGCTAAGCTACCCAGGCGCGCACTCGTTCGTTACGCCGAGTCCACTTTAGGGGTTTCGATTCGCCACCGGGCGTGGGTCGGCGTGTCGCGATCAGCTGTCGGTGACGGAGGTCGCGCGATCGGTCGGCGAGTCCTCGAGCGAGCGCTCCGAGAGCGGATCGGTACCGATCGCCGACCGCTCGACCGCGGGAAACGACGTTCCGGCGGCCGCAGCGATCTCGTCGGCGGTCTCGAGCAGTGACGGTGACGGGTTCTCGTCGACGGCCGTGGCGCCGGCAAGCACCGCGAGTTCGAGGACGTCCCGCTCGAGGTTGGTATCGCGGGTCGCCGCGTGGTCGGAGCCGTCGCGGTCCTCGAGGCGGTGGGTCTGGTCGCGGCCGAACGCCTGGACGGTACGAACCGCCTTGTCCGCGGCGTCGGTCCGGGCCAGCAGGTAGAAGCCGCGGGCGACGAAGATGTCGGCTGCGAGGATCTCGAGGTCGCCGTCGACGTCGGTTTCCGGGTCGGTCCAGGGCTCCTCGTGGGCCAGCGAGCGCGTGAGCCGGAGCCCCTCGTAGATGAGCTGTACGCCGGCAGCGTGCGTGACGATCCCGTCGTCCCGTCCGATCGGGTCGGTCGAGCCGACAGTACGGGCGCTCTCGAGGGTGAGCGCGCCGGGAACCATCGACGCGCTCTCGAGCGTGGATTCGATATACTCGTGTAGCGCCGCAGGTTCGACGTCCGTGACGGCCTCGAGGGCCGCACGCCGACAGCTGTCCGCCTGTTCCATCATAGGGCCGTTACGAGGGAGGAGGCAAAGACCTTTGGAAACGCCCGGTACACTCGACCCATGATCGACGTCGACAGCGACGGAGCGATCCGAACGGTCACGATCGACAGGCCGGACCGACGCAACGCCCTGACCGTCGCGGGACTCGAGGCCCTCGAACGGGCGGTCGCCGACGCCGACGAACCGGTGATCGTCATCCGTGGCGCCGGGCCCGCGTTCTGTGCCGGCGCCGACCTCGAGGTGGTCGCCGACCTCGACCGGGACGGCGCCGAGGAGTTCGCCCGGCTCGGCCAGCGCGTTGCCCGAACGATCGAGGACGCGGCGGCGGTCGTCGTCGCGGAGATCGACGGCCCCGCCCGCGGCGGGGGACTGGAGCTCGCGCTGGCCTGTGACCTGCGGGTCGGCACCCCGGACTCGACCTACGGCGAACCGGGAGTCACGTTCGGGCTGTTCGGCGCCTGGGGCGGCACCGTCCGGCTCCCCCGAATCATCGGGGAGGGTGCCACCCTGGAACTGGCCTGTACCGGACGGGTCGTCGACGCCGACGAGGCGCTCCGAATGGGGCTCGTCTCGCGGCTCGAGGACCGGCCGCGGACGGTCGCCGAGGAGCTCGCTGAAACCGAGACGGACGCCCTCGCCGCCCTGAAACGGCGGGTACGCGACGACGCCGACCGGACGACCCAGGAGCGACGGGAGGCCGAGGCCTTCGGCGAGCTGGTGGCGACACACGCTGCGGAGCTCGATGGGCTGCTCGAGTAGCGAGGCACGAGGCGGACCGCGGACGGCCGAATCGCTTTTTTCGCCCGGCGTAGAGGTGTCGGGTAGATGCCCGGGCCCGCGTTTCTGACCGGCGACGACGTAACGCTGCGGACGATCGAGGAAGAGGATCTCGAGTTCCTCCAGACCCAGGTCAACGATCCCGAGATCCGGCGACCGATCGGGCGCTCGACGCCGCTTAACGCCGATCAGGAGCGGGCGTTTTACGAGGACGTCGTCTGCTCGGACGACACGATCCACCTCCTGGTTGTCGTCGACGCGACCCCCGTAGGGACGATCGGGCTCGAGTCGATCGACTGGCAGTCGGCCGGCGCCGAGCTGGGCTACTGGATCGCGCCGGCCCACCAGCGGCGGGGGTACGGCTCCGAGGCCGTGGAGCTTATCGTCGGCCACGGGTTCGACCAGCTCGGTCTCCACCGGCTCGCCGCCCGCGTCTACGGGTTCAACGACGGCTCGAAGCGGCTCCTCGAGTCAGTCGGGTTCTCCGAGGAGGGCGTCCACCGCGACGCCGCGTTCGTCGACGGCGAGTACCGGGACACCCACTGGTATGGCCTCCTCGAGGAGGAGTGGCGGTAGGTGAACCGTTCTGTGGACCGCTACTCGAGCGGGTCGGGGGACGGTGGCGCCCGACGTTTGTGCTCGCTTCGCTCGTACATTCGTCGGACTTTCTCGACGGTTTCGACGTCGAGGTCGTGCTCGCGGGCCGTCGTGTCGGCCGATAGCGGGCCGTCGATGTGGCTGGCGAGGATCGTATCGAGCGTCTCGTAGTCGAAGCCCATCTCGTCTTCGTCGGTCTGATCCTCCCAGAGTTCGGCCGTCGCGGGTTTGGCCGCCAGATTCTCGGGGACGCCGACGTGGCGGGCGAGCTGGCGGACCTGGGCTTTGTAGAGGTTGCCGATCGGATGGCAGTCGACGGCGCCGTCGCCGTACTTCGTGAAGTAGCCGACCGCGCCCTCGCTGCGGTTGCCGGTGCCGAGGACGAGCCGCTCTTCGTGGTTCGCGACGAGGTAGTTCAGGACGCCCCGCACGCGGGCTCGTGCGTTCCCGACCGCCATTCGATCGCCCTCGGCCTCGGGGTAGGCACCGAGCAGCGAGTCGACGATCGGTTCGATCTCGATCACGTCGAAGCTCATCCCGAGCTCCCGGGCGACGCGCTCGGCGTCGCTCATGTTGTCGTCGGCGCTGACCCGCGCCGGGAGGACGAGCCCGTGGACGTCCTCGGTGCCGAGGGCGTCGACGGCCAGGTACGCGACGAGCGTGCTGTCGATCCCCCCCGAAAGCCCGAGGACGACGCCGTCGGCACCCGCGTCCTCGACCTGTTCGCGAACGAAGTTCGTGATGTGATCGCGCCGTTCGTCCAGTTCCGCGTCGGAAAACCGAAGATCGAGCATCGAACGGGAGTACGGGTGGACGGACCTAATAGGCTCCCCTGAACGACGCAACGTGGACGTTCGGTCGGTTTCGATCGGCGCTCGAGCCGGAGCGCTACGTTAAAGTGTGACCGACGAATACGATCGGTTGGCACTCACGAAAAACGAAGTGGCGAACCGCGTCGGTGGTCTAGTGGTAGGACATGAGCTTCCCAAGCTCATAGCCCGGGTTCAATTCCCGGCCGACGCATTCTCTTCCGCCGATCCTCAGACCCCGTCGAGCTCGCGGCTCACCGT
This genomic window from Natronococcus occultus SP4 contains:
- a CDS encoding DUF7114 family protein, whose amino-acid sequence is MEQADSCRRAALEAVTDVEPAALHEYIESTLESASMVPGALTLESARTVGSTDPIGRDDGIVTHAAGVQLIYEGLRLTRSLAHEEPWTDPETDVDGDLEILAADIFVARGFYLLARTDAADKAVRTVQAFGRDQTHRLEDRDGSDHAATRDTNLERDVLELAVLAGATAVDENPSPSLLETADEIAAAAGTSFPAVERSAIGTDPLSERSLEDSPTDRATSVTDS
- a CDS encoding enoyl-CoA hydratase/isomerase family protein, which translates into the protein MIDVDSDGAIRTVTIDRPDRRNALTVAGLEALERAVADADEPVIVIRGAGPAFCAGADLEVVADLDRDGAEEFARLGQRVARTIEDAAAVVVAEIDGPARGGGLELALACDLRVGTPDSTYGEPGVTFGLFGAWGGTVRLPRIIGEGATLELACTGRVVDADEALRMGLVSRLEDRPRTVAEELAETETDALAALKRRVRDDADRTTQERREAEAFGELVATHAAELDGLLE
- a CDS encoding GNAT family N-acetyltransferase; its protein translation is MPGPAFLTGDDVTLRTIEEEDLEFLQTQVNDPEIRRPIGRSTPLNADQERAFYEDVVCSDDTIHLLVVVDATPVGTIGLESIDWQSAGAELGYWIAPAHQRRGYGSEAVELIVGHGFDQLGLHRLAARVYGFNDGSKRLLESVGFSEEGVHRDAAFVDGEYRDTHWYGLLEEEWR
- a CDS encoding NAD+ synthase, whose protein sequence is MLDLRFSDAELDERRDHITNFVREQVEDAGADGVVLGLSGGIDSTLVAYLAVDALGTEDVHGLVLPARVSADDNMSDAERVARELGMSFDVIEIEPIVDSLLGAYPEAEGDRMAVGNARARVRGVLNYLVANHEERLVLGTGNRSEGAVGYFTKYGDGAVDCHPIGNLYKAQVRQLARHVGVPENLAAKPATAELWEDQTDEDEMGFDYETLDTILASHIDGPLSADTTAREHDLDVETVEKVRRMYERSEHKRRAPPSPDPLE